Below is a window of uncultured Fretibacterium sp. DNA.
GCGGCACGGGAACTCGCTTGAAAAGCCCGATTCGTTATAGTATATTGTGAAAGTTGTCGAGCGGATCGGGGTTTTGGCAGCGGCTGTGTTTTTCCATTTTTGATGGACCCATGACGCTCTTTGTAGAGCGTAGAGCACGCAGATTCGGGAGGGAAAAATGATGAAGAAAAGCGTCTGGATGGCCCTGGCAGTGAGCGCGGCTCTGATGTTTGTAGGCCCCGCCTCCTTTGCGGGCGAGCATAAGATTTCGGGGAGCTTCCTGATGGGCACGGGGAGCGCCACGGGAAACTATTACGCATTCGGAAGCGCGCTGGCGCAGGTCATCAACCGGCATACGGGGGCCAACATCACCGTGAGCTCCACCGGGGGCTCCGTGGAGAACGTGCGGCTCCTTAAAAAGTCCGATATCGAACTCGCCCTGGTGCAGACCGACGTCAACAGTTACGCGCTGAACGGCGTAGAACAGTTTGCCGACGGCGCCGTGAACAACTTCTCCGCGATCACCGCCTGTTACCCCGAGATGGTCCAGATCGTCGTCAGCAGGGTCAGCGGGATCAAAAGCGTGCCCGACATGCGCGGCAAGCGCATCTGCGTCGGGGCCGTCGGCTCGGGGTACGAGGTTGCGGCAAGGCAGATCCTGGGCATCTACGGCATGACCTACGATGATATCGACGAGCGCTTCCTCAGCCAGTCCGAGGCAAAGAACGCGCTCCAGGACGATCAGATCGACGCCTTCTTCATGTGCTCGGGGTACCCCAACGCGAACGTGACCGAGCTGTCCCTGACGGGTAAGATCGACGTCATCTCCATCGACGATGGGCACATCCGGCTGCTGCTTGAGAAGTACCCCTTCTATGCCGAGTACGCGACGCCGGACGACCAGTACAAGCTGGGCCATCCCGTGAGCTCGGTGGCGGTGATGTCCATGCTTGTGGCGCTGAAGGATCTTGGCGAGGACGACGTCTACGCCATTACGGAGGCCATCTATGAGAACCTCGGCGAGATCCGCGGGGTGAACAGGAAGGCGGAGCACATGTCCCTGGAGAATCCCTTCTGCGGCATTCCGGGCAACATCCACCCCGGCGCGGCCCGTTTCTATAAGGAGAAGGGAATCGAGCTCCCCGACAGGTAAGCGCTCGTCGTTGTCCTCTCCCCTTTCCTGTCAAACAGCGCGTTGATTGAAGAACCAGACAGTCCGGCCGTTCAACGGGTGCAGTGCTTTTTCCGTGAACTGCCGGTTTTTTATGACCTCGGAAGTCCGTCGGGACCATGAGGCGTCGTCCCGCGTCGGTCATCCGGTAACTGCGAATACCTGTTCAGGGCTGGGCCCCTTCGCCTCCTGTCCTTGTCCCGGCCGGTCGAGGCGCGGTCCTAATTTTCCTGCTGGAGGGTGGCAGCGTTGAGCCTTTTCAATCATGAAAAATCCAATCGCGAAGAAATCAATCGCGAAAAATTGAATGCAGTCCCCGTGGATGTCGATCTGTCCGAGCTGGAACGCGATTCACGCTATCGCATCTTCTCCGGGGGCGTGAACGTCCTCATTACGGCGGTCCTGGTGCTCTTTGCCGTCTTTCAGCTTTACGCTTCGCTGAGCGGGCGTCTGCCGCAGCAGATCCTGCGCTACGGACATCTCGGCTTCGCCGTCGGCCTCGCCTTCATCCTCTATCCGACGACGAAGAAATCGAGCCGCCGGAGGATCAACCCTCTGGATATATTCTTCGCCGCCGCGTTTCTGGCGGTGATCGCCTACTTCATCGTCAACTTCAAGGCCCTTCAGCTTCGCGCCGGCGATTATACGATGATGGACACCGTCATGGCGGGAATCGGCCTGGGCCTCGTGCTCCTGGCCTGTTGGCGCGTGGTGGGGCCCCCCATCGTGATCATCGCGCTGTGCTTCATCCTCTACGGCCTGATGGGGTCGCGCGGCCTGATCAGGATCGAGATGCCCGGGTTCCTGGCGCAGAGGGGCTACCTGCTGCCGCGCATCCTCACGCACCTCTTCATCACGACCGAGGGCGTCATCGGCAATCCCATCGGGGTCTGTTCGACGTACATCTTCCTGTTCATCCTCTTCGGGGCCTTCCTCGAGAAGACGGGGATCGGCCAGTTCTTCATCGACCTCGCCAACGCCCTGGCGGGATGGGCGGTGGGCGGTCCGGCGAAGGTGGCGGTGCTGTCGTCGGCCCTTCAGGGCACCGTGTCGGGCTCCTCAGTGGCGAATACCGTGTCGACGGGGTCGTTCACCATCCCCCTGATGAAGTCCCTGGGCTATGAGCCGGAGTTCGCCGGGGCCGTCGAGGCCGCGGCATCCACGGGCGGGCAGATCATGCCCCCCGTGATGGGGTCGGCCGCCTTCCTGATCGCCGAGTCGGTGGGGGTTCCCTACCCGCAGCTCATGTTGGTGGCGCTGATCCCCGCCCTGCTGTACTTCGCGGGGATCTGGATCATGGTGGACTTCGAGGCGCGGCGCAAGGGGCTGAAGGGCCTGCCGCGCGAAAAACTGCCGCCGGCGAAGCCCCTGCTCCTGCAGAAGGGGCATCTCGTCCTGCCGCTGTGCGCCATCATCTACTTCATGCTGTCGGGTTTCACCATCACCCGGTCGGCGTTGTGGGGCGTCCTGATCGCCGCCGTGGTTCCCTTTCTGAGGAGGGGCAC
It encodes the following:
- a CDS encoding TAXI family TRAP transporter solute-binding subunit, producing MMKKSVWMALAVSAALMFVGPASFAGEHKISGSFLMGTGSATGNYYAFGSALAQVINRHTGANITVSSTGGSVENVRLLKKSDIELALVQTDVNSYALNGVEQFADGAVNNFSAITACYPEMVQIVVSRVSGIKSVPDMRGKRICVGAVGSGYEVAARQILGIYGMTYDDIDERFLSQSEAKNALQDDQIDAFFMCSGYPNANVTELSLTGKIDVISIDDGHIRLLLEKYPFYAEYATPDDQYKLGHPVSSVAVMSMLVALKDLGEDDVYAITEAIYENLGEIRGVNRKAEHMSLENPFCGIPGNIHPGAARFYKEKGIELPDR
- a CDS encoding TRAP transporter permease: MSLFNHEKSNREEINREKLNAVPVDVDLSELERDSRYRIFSGGVNVLITAVLVLFAVFQLYASLSGRLPQQILRYGHLGFAVGLAFILYPTTKKSSRRRINPLDIFFAAAFLAVIAYFIVNFKALQLRAGDYTMMDTVMAGIGLGLVLLACWRVVGPPIVIIALCFILYGLMGSRGLIRIEMPGFLAQRGYLLPRILTHLFITTEGVIGNPIGVCSTYIFLFILFGAFLEKTGIGQFFIDLANALAGWAVGGPAKVAVLSSALQGTVSGSSVANTVSTGSFTIPLMKSLGYEPEFAGAVEAAASTGGQIMPPVMGSAAFLIAESVGVPYPQLMLVALIPALLYFAGIWIMVDFEARRKGLKGLPREKLPPAKPLLLQKGHLVLPLCAIIYFMLSGFTITRSALWGVLIAAVVPFLRRGTWVSPRQVLAALPLSARNIVSVATACATAGIIVGMVTLTGLGQRIGAGMFQVVGGNVFLGLVCAMVTSLVLGMGVSTTSNYIITSTVAAPILIQLGIPLLAAHMFCFYFGIIADITPPVALAAYAGSAIAKGNPFKTGANASKLAIAAFLVPYMFALNPKLIMIGGTFAEALPMILTALVGLFGIGGGLIGYLNAPIKSYWRLLLVAGGLGLLIPGTTSDLVGVVLILAVYFFHLRRRKGA